A stretch of the Parabacteroides timonensis genome encodes the following:
- a CDS encoding AAA family ATPase, with product MNTPFVYGRIADKENFTDRDQEVKLLTQNFNSLVNTVIISPRRWGKTSLVNKTAQILLNSSKDYYICQVDIFNCRTEEEFYIALANALLKVSTSAWEEFVSGVKKYLGRMAPVISMSDTSQTYELSFGINFKDNKLSYDEILDLPQVIANDTGKKIIVCIDEFQNINEYEDSLAFQRKLRAHWQKQTSVCYCLYGSKRHMLLDIFNDYSMPFYKFGDILFLHKIGRTDWITFISNRFAATGKEISEDLCDKIASKVKDHPYYVQQLSQQVWLRTKKKCTEDIIEEAFLGLTGQLSLLFVNIIDTLTSKQINFLLAVADGVVNFSSKEILTKYKLGTSANIKNLRKATLEKDLIDILPGNITELQDPVFEYWIKNIYTGSLR from the coding sequence ATGAATACTCCCTTCGTTTATGGTCGTATAGCAGATAAGGAGAACTTCACTGACAGGGATCAGGAAGTGAAGTTACTTACTCAGAACTTCAACAGTCTGGTTAACACAGTTATTATCTCTCCACGCAGATGGGGAAAAACGTCTTTGGTTAATAAAACGGCACAGATATTACTCAATTCAAGTAAAGATTACTATATCTGCCAGGTTGATATTTTCAATTGCCGCACGGAAGAAGAATTTTATATCGCTTTAGCAAATGCTTTGTTGAAAGTCTCGACTTCCGCCTGGGAAGAATTCGTTTCTGGGGTGAAGAAATATCTCGGACGAATGGCTCCTGTTATATCCATGTCCGACACGAGTCAAACATACGAATTATCTTTTGGCATTAACTTTAAAGATAATAAGTTAAGTTATGACGAGATACTGGATTTACCCCAGGTGATAGCTAATGATACGGGTAAGAAAATTATTGTTTGCATTGATGAATTTCAGAATATAAACGAATATGAAGATTCTCTGGCTTTTCAGCGTAAATTACGTGCCCATTGGCAAAAACAAACCTCAGTTTGTTATTGCCTTTATGGAAGTAAAAGACACATGTTGCTGGATATTTTCAATGATTATAGCATGCCTTTTTACAAATTTGGTGATATATTATTCTTGCATAAAATAGGCAGAACAGATTGGATAACATTTATTTCCAACCGTTTTGCCGCTACTGGGAAAGAGATTTCGGAAGATTTATGTGATAAAATAGCATCAAAGGTGAAAGATCATCCGTATTATGTCCAACAGTTAAGCCAGCAAGTTTGGCTACGTACAAAAAAGAAATGTACCGAAGATATAATAGAAGAGGCATTTTTAGGCCTGACAGGTCAGCTAAGCCTTCTTTTTGTAAATATCATTGATACGTTGACTTCTAAGCAAATCAACTTTTTATTGGCTGTGGCAGATGGTGTTGTTAACTTTTCATCAAAAGAAATACTTACCAAATATAAATTAGGAACTTCTGCGAATATAAAAAATTTAAGAAAGGCGACATTGGAAAAAGATCTAATAGATATTTTACCTGGAAATATAACTGAACTTCAGGATCCTGTTTTTGAATATTGGATAAAAAATATTTATACAGGTT